One Alosa alosa isolate M-15738 ecotype Scorff River chromosome 22, AALO_Geno_1.1, whole genome shotgun sequence DNA segment encodes these proteins:
- the LOC125287455 gene encoding uncharacterized protein LOC125287455 isoform X1, with amino-acid sequence MDRDIKELLRQRRSPIAIRNQLRGGRPFHPYKRNGDVDLRDRKIGNARGGPGRGRGHYGMGHGTGFANYSKRNSCEHATFNRGVKMNKEVDLTCVGQVDLKREALQGGCFDHAVCSQGTVSHSGVNERASRVTNRRVGHGTHYEKQKGDQTDLQSDVLKNIVKEVHFSCLDSHSRGPVTDTNRGVRERASRKVSTDRRVAHGTHDKKKDNIMDLKSEVFKMIVKDLHPPHLVEEAGFRALLNVLNPSGQIPSNASWARSQLQKMYEDKKAEVKKALSCSECIVLTAEMWQRSSENHLTVSCHFLDEKWRRKSYILETTRLFKGHCADSNVARIASTWGIDKKISVVVSNLANMKEPFHKRGWFDMPCFAHILNAMFETATKSVWGDQWKDLLKKCNDILDNINGDQGAAKTVKEHQVHSKSATRPLHWPVDEKWPSTLNMLERILEQNGTIKASHISHAESEIWINAEDDKRIKEAVAVLRLFKDAMQHLGIGYHSISEIIPLLVKTHGKLTKVSSNIGKEIAKKCERRIFEMKQSRWLTFSTVLDPRFKLFPFADQPESKKADIVDEMKKLNSPGHCQKGSSRGLQQDFQSVLECYLQQEPLRKQKNPLEFWRVQTNLTALIPLVRKYLTVVSIALPSERAFRPDVYKRQNMKRSCLQPEDVNMMLFLQGNLTVGH; translated from the exons ATGGACAGGGACATCAAAGAACTTCTGCGACAAAGGAGAAGCCCCATAg CAATAAGGAACCAGTTAAGAGGAGGACGGCCCTTCCATCCCTACAAAAGGAATGGTGATGTGGATCTTAGAGACAGAAAAATAGGAAATGCCAGAGGAGGCCCTGGAAGAGGGAGAGGCCATTATGGGATGGGACACGGAACCGGGTTTGCCAATTATTCCAAACGGAACTCTTGTGAACATGCCACCTTCAATCGTGGAGTCAAGATGAATAAGGAAGTTGACCTGACTTGTG TAGGCCAAGTGGACTTGAAGAGAGAAGCATTACAGGGAGGGTGCTTTGACCATGCTGTTTGTAGCCAAGGCACTGTCtcacacagtggtgtcaatGAGCGAGCATCTAGAGTCACTAATCGCCGTGTTGGTCATGGGACTCATTATGAGAAACAGAAAG GTGACCAAACTGACTTGCAGAGTGacgtgttaaaaaacattgtgaAAGAAGTGCACTTCAGCTGCCTTGACAGCCATAGCCGAGGCCCTGTCACAGACACCAACAGAGGTGTCCGTGAGAGAGCATCCAGAAAAGTCTCCACTGATCGCCGTGTTGCTCATGGGACTCATGACAAAAAGAAAG ATAACATAATGGACTTGAAGAGTGAAGTCTTCAAAATGATTGTGAAGGACCTGCATCCACCACACCTAGTTGAAGAAGCTGGATTCAGAGCCTTGTTAAATGTCCTTAATCCATCTGGTCAGATCCCATCTAATGCCTCTTGGGCTCGTTCACAACTTCAAAAAATGTATGAAGACAAAAAGGCGGAAGTGAAAAAGGCTTTAAGCTGCTCAGAGTGCATTGTGTTGACAGCCGAAATGTGGCAAAGGTCATCGGAGAACCACCTGACAGTTAGCTGCCACTTTCTGGATGAGAAATGGAGGCGGAAATCCTACATTCTTGAAACCACACGCCTCTTTAAAGGAcactgcgctgacagtaatgtGGCCAGAATTGCCAGCACATGGGGTATAGACAAGAAGATTAGCGTTGTCGTATCCAACTTGGCTAACATGAAGGAGCCCTTTCATAAAAGGGGGTGGTTCGACATGCCCTGTTTTGCCCACATCCTCAATGCCATGTTCGAGACGGCGACTAAATCTGTCTGGGGAGACCAGTGGAAGGACCTGCTGAAGAAATGCAACGACATTTTGGACAACATTAACGGAGATCAAGGAGCAGCAAAAACAGTCAAGGAGCATCAGGTACATTCAAAATCAGCAACTAGGCCACTACACTGGCCTGTAGATGAAAAATGGCCCTCAACCTTAAATATGCTGGAGAGAATCTTAGAACAAAATGGCACCATCAAAGCCAGCCATATTAGCCATGCTGAGAGTGAAATCTGGATTAATGCTGAGGATGATAAGAGGATCAAAGAAGCTGTTGCAGTACTTAGACTGTTTAAAGATGCCATGCAACATCTAGGGATAGGCTACcattccatttcagagataatCCCTCTGTTGGTGAAAACTCATGGCAAACTGACCAAAGTCAGTAGTAATATAGGGAAAGAGATTGCGAAAAAATGTGAGAGGCGTATCTTCGAGATGAAACAGAGCCGCTGGTTGACCTTCAGCACAGTTCTGGACCCAAGATTCAAATTGTTTCCATTTGCTGATCAACCTGAGAGCAAAAAAGCTGACATTGTAGATGAAATGAAGAAGCTCAACTCACCCGGACATTGTCAAAAAGGCTCGTCCCGAGGACTACAACAAGACTTTCAATCAGTCTTAGAATGTTACCTACAACAGGAGCCTCTGCGTAAACAGAAGAACCCACTTGAATTCTGGAGAGTTCAAACAAACCTAACTGCTCTGATCCCACTGGTTCGCAAATACCTTACAGTGGTTTCCATAGCGCTTCCGTCTGAGCGTGCCTTTAGACCAGACGTCTACAAAAGACAAAACATGAAGCGCAGCTGCCTGCAACCAGAAGATGTCAATATGATGCTCTTTCTGCAAGGAAACCTCACAGTAGGCCACTGA
- the LOC125287455 gene encoding uncharacterized protein LOC125287455 isoform X2: MDRDIKELLRQRRSPIAIRNQLRGGRPFHPYKRNGDVDLRDRKIGNARGGPGRGRGHYGMGHGTGFANYSKRNSCEHATFNRGVKMNKEVDLTCGQVDLKREALQGGCFDHAVCSQGTVSHSGVNERASRVTNRRVGHGTHYEKQKGDQTDLQSDVLKNIVKEVHFSCLDSHSRGPVTDTNRGVRERASRKVSTDRRVAHGTHDKKKDNIMDLKSEVFKMIVKDLHPPHLVEEAGFRALLNVLNPSGQIPSNASWARSQLQKMYEDKKAEVKKALSCSECIVLTAEMWQRSSENHLTVSCHFLDEKWRRKSYILETTRLFKGHCADSNVARIASTWGIDKKISVVVSNLANMKEPFHKRGWFDMPCFAHILNAMFETATKSVWGDQWKDLLKKCNDILDNINGDQGAAKTVKEHQVHSKSATRPLHWPVDEKWPSTLNMLERILEQNGTIKASHISHAESEIWINAEDDKRIKEAVAVLRLFKDAMQHLGIGYHSISEIIPLLVKTHGKLTKVSSNIGKEIAKKCERRIFEMKQSRWLTFSTVLDPRFKLFPFADQPESKKADIVDEMKKLNSPGHCQKGSSRGLQQDFQSVLECYLQQEPLRKQKNPLEFWRVQTNLTALIPLVRKYLTVVSIALPSERAFRPDVYKRQNMKRSCLQPEDVNMMLFLQGNLTVGH, translated from the exons ATGGACAGGGACATCAAAGAACTTCTGCGACAAAGGAGAAGCCCCATAg CAATAAGGAACCAGTTAAGAGGAGGACGGCCCTTCCATCCCTACAAAAGGAATGGTGATGTGGATCTTAGAGACAGAAAAATAGGAAATGCCAGAGGAGGCCCTGGAAGAGGGAGAGGCCATTATGGGATGGGACACGGAACCGGGTTTGCCAATTATTCCAAACGGAACTCTTGTGAACATGCCACCTTCAATCGTGGAGTCAAGATGAATAAGGAAGTTGACCTGACTTGTG GCCAAGTGGACTTGAAGAGAGAAGCATTACAGGGAGGGTGCTTTGACCATGCTGTTTGTAGCCAAGGCACTGTCtcacacagtggtgtcaatGAGCGAGCATCTAGAGTCACTAATCGCCGTGTTGGTCATGGGACTCATTATGAGAAACAGAAAG GTGACCAAACTGACTTGCAGAGTGacgtgttaaaaaacattgtgaAAGAAGTGCACTTCAGCTGCCTTGACAGCCATAGCCGAGGCCCTGTCACAGACACCAACAGAGGTGTCCGTGAGAGAGCATCCAGAAAAGTCTCCACTGATCGCCGTGTTGCTCATGGGACTCATGACAAAAAGAAAG ATAACATAATGGACTTGAAGAGTGAAGTCTTCAAAATGATTGTGAAGGACCTGCATCCACCACACCTAGTTGAAGAAGCTGGATTCAGAGCCTTGTTAAATGTCCTTAATCCATCTGGTCAGATCCCATCTAATGCCTCTTGGGCTCGTTCACAACTTCAAAAAATGTATGAAGACAAAAAGGCGGAAGTGAAAAAGGCTTTAAGCTGCTCAGAGTGCATTGTGTTGACAGCCGAAATGTGGCAAAGGTCATCGGAGAACCACCTGACAGTTAGCTGCCACTTTCTGGATGAGAAATGGAGGCGGAAATCCTACATTCTTGAAACCACACGCCTCTTTAAAGGAcactgcgctgacagtaatgtGGCCAGAATTGCCAGCACATGGGGTATAGACAAGAAGATTAGCGTTGTCGTATCCAACTTGGCTAACATGAAGGAGCCCTTTCATAAAAGGGGGTGGTTCGACATGCCCTGTTTTGCCCACATCCTCAATGCCATGTTCGAGACGGCGACTAAATCTGTCTGGGGAGACCAGTGGAAGGACCTGCTGAAGAAATGCAACGACATTTTGGACAACATTAACGGAGATCAAGGAGCAGCAAAAACAGTCAAGGAGCATCAGGTACATTCAAAATCAGCAACTAGGCCACTACACTGGCCTGTAGATGAAAAATGGCCCTCAACCTTAAATATGCTGGAGAGAATCTTAGAACAAAATGGCACCATCAAAGCCAGCCATATTAGCCATGCTGAGAGTGAAATCTGGATTAATGCTGAGGATGATAAGAGGATCAAAGAAGCTGTTGCAGTACTTAGACTGTTTAAAGATGCCATGCAACATCTAGGGATAGGCTACcattccatttcagagataatCCCTCTGTTGGTGAAAACTCATGGCAAACTGACCAAAGTCAGTAGTAATATAGGGAAAGAGATTGCGAAAAAATGTGAGAGGCGTATCTTCGAGATGAAACAGAGCCGCTGGTTGACCTTCAGCACAGTTCTGGACCCAAGATTCAAATTGTTTCCATTTGCTGATCAACCTGAGAGCAAAAAAGCTGACATTGTAGATGAAATGAAGAAGCTCAACTCACCCGGACATTGTCAAAAAGGCTCGTCCCGAGGACTACAACAAGACTTTCAATCAGTCTTAGAATGTTACCTACAACAGGAGCCTCTGCGTAAACAGAAGAACCCACTTGAATTCTGGAGAGTTCAAACAAACCTAACTGCTCTGATCCCACTGGTTCGCAAATACCTTACAGTGGTTTCCATAGCGCTTCCGTCTGAGCGTGCCTTTAGACCAGACGTCTACAAAAGACAAAACATGAAGCGCAGCTGCCTGCAACCAGAAGATGTCAATATGATGCTCTTTCTGCAAGGAAACCTCACAGTAGGCCACTGA